From Glycine soja cultivar W05 chromosome 4, ASM419377v2, whole genome shotgun sequence, the proteins below share one genomic window:
- the LOC114409132 gene encoding probably inactive leucine-rich repeat receptor-like protein kinase At2g25790, producing the protein MAKGSYSISSKARSMKFIFLFMFMLNFILSDGDQHEVQLLLSFKASLHDPLHFLSNWVSFTSSATICKWHGINCDNNANSSHVNAVVLSGKNITGEVSSSIFQLPYLTNLDLSNNQLVGEITFTHSHNSLSQIRYLNLSNNNLTGSLPQPLFSVLFSNLETLDLSNNMFSGNIPDQIGLLSSLRYLDLGGNVLVGKIPNSITNMTALEYLTLASNQLVDKIPEEIGAMKSLKWIYLGYNNLSGEIPSSIGELLSLNHLDLVYNNLTGLIPHSLGHLTELQYLFLYQNKLSGPIPGSIFELKKMISLDLSDNSLSGEISERVVKLQSLEILHLFSNKFTGKIPKGVASLPRLQVLQLWSNGLTGEIPEELGKHSNLTVLDLSTNNLSGKIPDSICYSGSLFKLILFSNSFEGEIPKSLTSCRSLRRVRLQTNKFSGNLPSELSTLPRVYFLDISGNQLSGRIDDRKWDMPSLQMLSLANNNFSGEIPNSFGTQNLEDLDLSYNHFSGSIPLGFRSLPELVELMLSNNKLFGNIPEEICSCKKLVSLDLSQNQLSGEIPVKLSEMPVLGLLDLSQNQFSGQIPQNLGSVESLVQVNISHNHFHGSLPSTGAFLAINASAVIGNNLCDRDGDASSGLPPCKNNNQNPTWLFIMLCFLLALVAFAAASFLVLYVRKRKNFSEVRRVENEDGTWEVKFFYSKAARLINVDDVLKTVKEGKVVSKGTNWVWYEGKCMENDMQFVVKEISDLNSLPLSMWEETVKIRKVRHPNIINLIATCRCGKRGYLVYEHEEGEKLSEIVNSLSWQRRCKIAVGVAKALKFLHSQASSMLLVGEVSPEIVWVDAKGVPRLKVTPPLMPCLDVKGFVSSPYVAQEVIERKNVTEKSEIYGFGVMLVELLTGRSAMDIEAGNGMHKTIVEWARYCYSDCHLDTWIDPVMKGGDALRYQNDIVEMMNLALHCTATDPTARPCARDVLKALETVHRTTFC; encoded by the exons ATGGCCAAAGGATCTTATTCAATATCTTCAAAGGCAAGATCCATGAAATTTATATTCCTCTTCATGTTCATGCTCAACTTCATCTTATCCGATGGAGATCAACATGAGGTTCAGCTTCTCTTGTCCTTCAAAGCTTCTCTCCACGACCCACTTCATTTTCTCTCCAACTGGGTCAGTTTCACTTCCTCTGCCACTATCTGCAAGTGGCACGGCATCAACTGCGACAACAACGCTAACTCTTCCCACGTTAACGCTGTGGTGCTCTCAGGAAAAAACATAACCGGTGAGGTATCCTCTTCCATTTTTCAGCTTCCCTACCTCACAAACCTCGACCTTTCCAATAACCAGCTTGTTGGGGAAATCACTTTTACCCACTCTCACAATTCTCTGTCTCAAATCCGTTACCTTaacctcagcaacaacaacctcaCGGGCTCTCTGCCTCAACCCTTGTTTTCAGTGCTTTTCTCAAACCTCGAAACACTTGATCTCTCGAACAACATGTTTTCGGGGAACATACCCGACCAAATTGGATTGCTTTCAAGCCTGAGGTATCTTGATCTCGGAGGAAACGTTCTGGTTGGAAAGATTCCAAATTCCATCACCAACATGACCGCTTTGGAATACCTTACTTTGGCTTCAAACCAGTTAGTGGATAAGATACCAGAAGAAATCGGAGCAATGAAGAGCTTGAAGTGGATTTACTTAGGCTACAACAACCTCTCAGGTGAGATTCCAAGTAGCATTGGAGAGTTACTCTCTTTGAATCACCTCGATCTTGTTTACAACAACCTCACTGGACTTATTCCTCACTCTCTCGGACACCTCACCGAGCTTCAGTATCTCTTTCTCTACCAAAACAAACTAAGTGGTCCAATTCCAGGATCTATCTTCGAGCTCAAAAAGATGATTTCTCTCGATCTAAGTGATAACTCTCTTTCGGGTGAGATTTCCGAGCGTGTGGTTAAGCTCCAGAGCCTGGAGATTCTCCACCTTTTCTCAAACAAGTTCACTGGGAAGATTCCAAAGGGTGTTGCATCTTTGCCTAGGCTTCAGGTTCTTCAGCTATGGTCAAACGGATTAACAGGTGAGATTCCTGAGGAGCTAGGGAAGCATAGTAACCTCACTGTGTTGGACCTCTCCACCAACAACCTCTCAGGGAAGATTCCAGATAGCATATGTTATTCTGGTAGTCTTTTCAAGCTTATCCTCTTCTCCAACTCCTTCGAAGGAGAGATTCCAAAGAGCTTAACCTCTTGCAGAAGCCTTCGCCGTGTTAGACTCCAAACCAACAAATTCTCCGGGAATTTACCATCGGAGTTATCCACGCTGCCTCGGGTATACTTCTTGGATATCTCTGGTAACCAACTTTCTGGAAGAATCGATGACAGAAAATGGGATATGCCGTCACTTCAAATGCTGAGTTTAGCAAACAACAACTTCTCAGGAGAAATCCCAAACTCTTTTGGTACTCAAAATCTTGAGGACTTGGACTTGTCATATAACCATTTCTCAGGTTCTATTCCACTTGGTTTCAGAAGTTTGCCAGAGCTTGTGGAATTGATGCTCAGCAATAACAAACTCTTCGGTAACATCCCTGAAGAAATTTGCTCGTGCAAGAAGCTTGTGTCCTTAGACTTGAGTCAGAACCAGCTCAGTGGTGAGATTCCGGTGAAGCTCTCAGAGATGCCGGTTCTCGGCCTCCTCGACCTGTCGCAAAACCAATTCTCCGGCCAGATTCCGCAGAATCTGGGAAGCGTGGAGTCTCTCGTTCAAGTGAACATATCACACAACCATTTTCATGGAAGCTTACCTTCCACCGGCGCTTTTCTTGCCATCAACGCGAGTGCAGTCATTGGCAATAACCTTTGTGACCGCGACGGTGACGCTTCAAGCGGTTTGCCACCGTGCAAAAACAACAATCAGAACCCAACTTGGCTCTTCATCATGCTGTGTTTTCTACTAGCGTTGGTTGCGTTCGCAGCAGCTTCTTTTCTCGTCTTATACGTTCGCAAGAGGAAGAACTTCTCGGAGGTGCGAAGAGTGGAAAACGAAGACGGAACGTGGgaagtgaaatttttttattccaaagcCGCAAGGTTGATCAATGTAGACGATGTTTTGAAAACGGTTAAAGAAGGAAAAGTTGTGTCGAAAGGAACAAACTGGGTTTGGTACGAAGGGAAGTGCATGGAAAACGACATGCAGTTCGTGGTGAAGGAAATCAGCGACTTGAATTCACTTCCATTGAGTATGTGGGAAGAGACAGTAAAAATTAGAAAGGTTCGTCACCCGAATATCATTAACCTTATTGCGACGTGTAGGTGTGGGAAGAGAGGGTACTTGGTGTACGAGCACGAGGAGGGGGAGAAGTTAAGCGAAATTGTCAACAGTTTAAGTTGGCAACGGCGTTGCAAAATCGCCGTTGGCGTGGCAAAAGCACTTAAGTTCTTGCATTCTCAAGCTTCATCCATGCTTTTGGTTGGAGAGGTGTCACCGGAGATAGTTTGGGTCGACGCTAAGGGCGTCCCTCGCCTTAAGGTCACCCCTCCCCTAATGCCGTGTTTGGATGTCAAGGGTTTCGTTTCTTCGCCCTACGTTGCTCAAG AGGTAATAGAGAGGAAAAATGTGACGGAGAAGAGTGAGATATATGGGTTCGGAGTGATGCTGGTTGAATTATTGACGGGAAGGAGCGCCATGGACATAGAAGCTGGCAATGGCATGCATAAAACCATTGTGGAGTGGGCCCGCTATTGCTACTCTGACTGTCATCTTGACACGTGGATAGATCCTGTGATGAAGGGTGGAGATGCATTGAGATATCAGAACGACATTGTTGAGATGATGAATCTTGCACTGCATTGTACCGCTACTGATCCCACCGCAAGGCCATGCGCAAGAGACGTACTCAAAGCCCTAGAGACTGTTCACAGAACCACTTTTTGTTGA
- the LOC114408087 gene encoding uncharacterized protein LOC114408087, whose protein sequence is MCLFPTQEQNQQKLRKAVSDVSKEIGRYYNDLELERQLGAIEEVEQAECQCCGIKEDCTTVYITEVQECYCGKWVCGLCSEAVKERVGRSPKVAMQDALNSHRDFCQEYNATTRLNPQLSITLSMREIAKRSLENRKSKGLSIKKLSRTSSYP, encoded by the coding sequence ATGTGTTTGTTTCCTACACAGGAACAGAATCAGCAAAAGCTTCGAAAGGCTGTCTCGGACGTGTCGAAGGAAATTGGAAGATACTATAATGACTTGGAGTTGGAGAGACAACTTGGTGCTATTGAAGAGGTGGAACAAGCTGAATGCCAATGTTGTGGGATAAAGGAGGACTGCACCACGGTTTATATCACAGAGGTTCAAGAATGTTATTGTGGGAAGTGGGTTTGTGGGCTTTGTTCTGAAGCTGTTAAGGAAAGAGTAGGGCGAAGTCCTAAGGTTGCCATGCAAGATGCTTTGAACTCTCACAGGGATTTCTGCCAGGAATATAACGCCACCACTAGGCTTAACCCCCAACTCTCGATAACTCTTTCTATGAGGGAAATAGCCAAAAGAAGTTTGGAGAATAGGAAATCTAAGGGGTTAAGCATAAAAAAGCTTAGTCGGACCTCTAGTTATCCATGA
- the LOC114408088 gene encoding uncharacterized protein LOC114408088, whose product MAPNQHFTNGFQSTTVSDITLIERNKEVAIEETHDEYILPTVSEVENAKCECCGMFEECTREYIRRVREMFLGRLICGLCGEAVNVEMEKNGGKREKALKEHMSDCVRFNRLGRSYPALYQAEDVKEILKKTQKKAMSNTPDDSKGSPSKSGAQG is encoded by the coding sequence ATGGCCCCAAACCAGCACTTTACTAATGGTTTTCAAAGCACTACGGTATCTGATATAACCTTAATTGAACGCAACAAAGAAGTGGCCATAGAAGAAACACATGATGAGTACATATTACCAACCGTGTCCGAGGTAGAGAATGCGAAATGCGAGTGTTGTGGAATGTTCGAGGAGTGCACCCGCGAGTACATAAGGCGCGTGCGTGAAATGTTCTTGGGGAGGTTAATATGCGGGTTGTGTGGTGAAGCTGTGAATGTGGAGATGGAGAAGAATGGTGGAAAGCGAGAGAAAGCTCTCAAAGAGCACATGAGCGATTGTGTGAGGTTCAATAGGCTTGGTAGGTCATATCCTGCTCTGTACCAAGCTGAAGATGTCAAAGAGATCCTGAAGAAGACTCAGAAAAAGGCCATGTCCAACACTCCTGATGATTCTAAGGGTAGTCCAAGCAAGTCTGGGGCACAGGGATGA